TGTCAGAAGTAAACAGGTCTCAGACCCCCATAACACGCCACCGTCAGTCAATGAACCTTGAATTTTCCAATTCATTTCTTTGAAATAACAAGTGTCATGAGTTTTTTAATGCTGGCTAAAGAAACTGCACaggtttctttttcttcatagCTGTCTgtgattctttattttttgctgcAGTAAATTGGTCAAGTGAGACCACGTGTAATTGCATTGCTTCACACCTCGATTAATCAAcgaactaactaactaactcaACTAAATAACTAATAAAGAATAAACCACACTGATTGTTGCTCTGATGATTGAACTCTTCAGAGTGAATCACTGCTGCTTCCTtgctaaaaaaacacacattatcacattattttactAACCACTTCCATCTTTCTCAGGATCTCCTCAAAGCACTTTGATGCGCAACACTTCTTCATCTACTCCTAAAGTTTATGGTAAAatcattttaaccattttctctctgtttacttTATACTATGAGTAAAATGTTGGAAGTTGAACATGACAGTATGCATTTTTATCCGCCTTTTCCTTTCTATTCATTCTTATTTCAAACATTAagatctgttttcagtttaaatcaAGTGAAATCATGTAAAAATAGCTTTGAAACGTTATGCCTGAAGAGGAAAGATtcagttattattttttgtttattttttactattagtataaaatataaagaggATACCGAGTGTTGTCCAATGCTTGtccaatttgaaaaaaaaatattgcaattGTTCAGTATCtcttaaaatacacatttgggtGTTGTTAGCCTTGCCTCATTGTtcttaaaataactttattttgaaagtttacagCTGATGGGTTTGACTTCATTTTGAATTACATTTTATCACTTTGGAATAATAGGAAGTTTTCTTCATGGGACAAAGTTTCATAACATATTTCCAGTTTTACTGTCAGTAGTGAACAATGACAAACTATATGATTTAGTTGTAAACTGTCATACCTGAGTTTAATGCCTGTTTTTGTCTTCGCATGTCAGTGTCCCATGAAGGATTGGATCCTTTTGCTTctgatttttcatgttttttgtgtatattaGGACCTGtggaatttttattttatgacagaataaaaccatACCATGAAATCAGCACAGTCATTACACCGTTATACCCAAAAATAATATAACTATCCTTGCCTTTTTTTCAGTTGTCAGAAATGAATCTTTCATTCTGGGGAGCAATGTTAGCCTGACATGCAGCAATGAATCGGCGAGTAAGATAATGTATGTATTGTGGAATATAAAATTGAAATCTGGACCATGCAGAATTGCCCACAATAATGATGGCCAAAGTGAAGACTCCTGCAATGATGGCAAGTCTCTCCGAAACACATCCACAACTATGTACCTGCACATCCCAAACTTCTCAAATGATGATGTGGGGATCTACCTGTGCGAGACAGTTTACACAGGAGGAGCTGACAATCATAATATCAGCGTGGATATCATAGGTAGgactttatttttctcctcactGGGACAGATGGCCCGCAAGAACCATCTAATTGAGAAGGGTAACTTGTTAAAGGGTAGAATAGTATTAGTTTTACTTGCCTAGATTTTGAAATATCTGCTGCTTAGCCTTCTGTTGCAAACAAAATGGAGgataatattgttttatttttgacacTCAAATTGCTCAAAAGAGACATTTGAATAACCCAACATCAATATGCCTTTTACAACACAACGCCCCTGTTATATCTGGAACTATTTTATACTGAATGtaagaaatagtgaaaaagtaAGCCTGGGCaagcaaaattaaaacaattgtATAAGCATGGCTAGGgttttttgtgtgatttaaattgtgttttaatacaGCAAACCAAAACCACTCAGCAAGTTTAATGTCTCCTGTTTTGTCTTCCCTGGCTCAGCTCCTCCCAGTGAATCAGCCTGGTTAGAGTGGAAGGGCAATAAGATGGTTGCTGTGTGCAAAGCTGAAAGAGGAAAACCTGCTGCCAACATTAGCTGGAGCCATCTAGAAAATTCATCATCTTCAAAAACCTGGCTTGGCTCAGATGGATTCTTTACAGTAGAAAGCCGCCTGGAACTCCCTGAAAACATGGATTCAAAAAACCTGAGCTGCACAATCAGACATCAATACTGGGAAGAGGAGAAAACTTTGGTACCAAAACTCAAAGGTCAGTCTGGGGAGCACAAGGGTAAATGTTTAAGCTTAGTTTTTTAGTACAGAAGAAATAAGTTTagctttttatatttgtttacgTTTCTGACAAGGTGTTTTTTAGTTATAGTGGTATTAATAAGTTCATGAATAGATGTCACGTGTAGTGCTAATGTCCAGTGGATTGCTGACAACCCTTTACTGTTTCTTCTCTCAAAGTAAAATCAGGTCCTAATATTACTTTGATATACATCCTCACGGTTGTAATAAGCATTGCAGTTTTGGCTGGAATCTTATTCTTGGCACAAAAGAAACTAACAATACTGAGGTGAGAATATTCACTTGATAAATAACTGATTAGATGAACTAATTGTGAGCTTTTTTGCTAAGTAATTTAGCTGGTTTGTGTATCTTTCCCTTTTCCAGGTGTAGCAAGCAGGCAGACACATCACCATCCAAACCTCTGCCGGTAGGTAATCTTTCTGTAACATACTCAGCATTTTTGAGTTCtatgtgtttttactgcacGTTGTTGGGTTTTGTTCATGACACCTCTCTGCATTTGTCAGACGGCAGAGGATGTGGAGGAAGTGGAGCCATACGCCAGCTATGTTCAACGTGTCAACTCTATCTATAACTCATAAAAATCCTGCACATGCATcacattcacacgcacacacactcactctcacacacacacacacgtgcgcacacacacacataatgcacATGGCTCTCTGTGAGAAACTGAAGGCTGTGAAACTGAGAAATGGTGAAATAGTAACCAGAGAGGAGAGTGAGATGAAAGATTTTCCGACAAGAGAGGGAGCCTCACAGTTGAATTCTGTCCTGATAAACTTGACTGATGGAACGGGGGATGTACCTAATGTCACACACTGGCCCACATGCACAGTACATGCAGCCCACTACTCGCTGTGTGGGCCTTTACGTAGAACATTAACAATAACTACACATGCAATGAACTGCTCAATGGGAATGAATGCCGTCTTCAGCTGTACGCAGCGGCAGCGTGCCAAGACTACAGACCTATGGATTTTTGATGATGCTGATAAAATACGTGTACTGCAATTATATATGATTACACATATTTATTGATGAACTGTAAATAGAAGCTGCATCGATCTCGATGAAGTTAATATTATGTAAAGTATTACGTAAAGATAGGTTC
This genomic interval from Thunnus thynnus chromosome 11, fThuThy2.1, whole genome shotgun sequence contains the following:
- the si:ch211-214p13.9 gene encoding cell surface glycoprotein CD200 receptor 1 isoform X3, translating into MGGMMWVFAVFILSVYETWSLDTGSPQSTLMRNTSSSTPKVYVVRNESFILGSNVSLTCSNESASKIMYVLWNIKLKSGPCRIAHNNDGQSEDSCNDGKSLRNTSTTMYLHIPNFSNDDVGIYLCETVYTGGADNHNISVDIIAPPSESAWLEWKGNKMVAVCKAERGKPAANISWSHLENSSSSKTWLGSDGFFTVESRLELPENMDSKNLSCTIRHQYWEEEKTLVPKLKGPNITLIYILTVVISIAVLAGILFLAQKKLTILRCSKQADTSPSKPLPTAEDVEEVEPYASYVQRVNSIYNS
- the si:ch211-214p13.9 gene encoding cell surface glycoprotein CD200 receptor 1 isoform X2, whose product is MGGMMWVFAVFILSVYETWSLDTGSPQSTLMRNTSSSTPKVYVVRNESFILGSNVSLTCSNESASKIMYVLWNIKLKSGPCRIAHNNDGQSEDSCNDGKSLRNTSTTMYLHIPNFSNDDVGIYLCETVYTGGADNHNISVDIIAPPSESAWLEWKGNKMVAVCKAERGKPAANISWSHLENSSSSKTWLGSDGFFTVESRLELPENMDSKNLSCTIRHQYWEEEKTLVPKLKVKSGPNITLIYILTVVISIAVLAGILFLAQKKLTILRCSKQADTSPSKPLPTAEDVEEVEPYASYVQRVNSIYNS
- the si:ch211-214p13.9 gene encoding cell surface glycoprotein CD200 receptor 1-A isoform X1 produces the protein MGGMMWVFAVFILSVYETWSLDTGSPQSTLMRNTSSSTPKVYVVRNESFILGSNVSLTCSNESASKIMYVLWNIKLKSGPCRIAHNNDGQSEDSCNDGKSLRNTSTTMYLHIPNFSNDDVGIYLCETVYTGGADNHNISVDIIAPPSESAWLEWKGNKMVAVCKAERGKPAANISWSHLENSSSSKTWLGSDGFFTVESRLELPENMDSKNLSCTIRHQYWEEEKTLVPKLKGQSGEHKGPNITLIYILTVVISIAVLAGILFLAQKKLTILRCSKQADTSPSKPLPTAEDVEEVEPYASYVQRVNSIYNS
- the si:ch211-214p13.9 gene encoding cell surface glycoprotein CD200 receptor 1-A isoform X4; the protein is MGGMMWVFAVFILSVYETWSLDTVVRNESFILGSNVSLTCSNESASKIMYVLWNIKLKSGPCRIAHNNDGQSEDSCNDGKSLRNTSTTMYLHIPNFSNDDVGIYLCETVYTGGADNHNISVDIIAPPSESAWLEWKGNKMVAVCKAERGKPAANISWSHLENSSSSKTWLGSDGFFTVESRLELPENMDSKNLSCTIRHQYWEEEKTLVPKLKGQSGEHKGPNITLIYILTVVISIAVLAGILFLAQKKLTILRCSKQADTSPSKPLPTAEDVEEVEPYASYVQRVNSIYNS